The Fodinibius saliphilus genomic interval TAACGTACCCTGCCCGAACCAGCGTGTTAAATAGGTGTTGGCGACGAGTAGAAAAAACTCTCCGACAAGGGCACCAACGAGCAGTATAATGATCCATAGTAAGCCCTCGAAATCCCTGTTTCGGATATAATCATCGATAGCAAGCTGAGTCAGCTTGGGACGTATTGTTCCCAAAAAGGCGGCACTGAGAGTCAATACAATGCCAAGCAGTACATACCACCGATATGGTCGAATAAATTGATAAAGCCGCCTAATCAGATCCGAGTCAACGGCTTTATCATCTTCCTTATTTTTGTTCACGCTATCGAAGTTTTAGAATCGATCGAAATCATCAAATGGAGTACGTGGCGTAATTTGTTTTGGTTTACGCTGCGAATCATGACTGCTACTGCCACTATTGTTATTTTTCTTATCTTTTTTCTTCTTTTTCCTTCGCTTTTTCCGATCGTCGTTATTACTGCTCTTATCGTACTTTTTTCGCGACTTCTTACCAGAATAATTCTTCCGTTTACGGAATCGTTTTTTCTTTTTTCCTTTACTTCGACGTTTCCGTTTTCTCTTGTTGGAAGATTTGTTCTTACCGCCTTTATTCTTGTTACCGCCCTTATTATCTATTTCTTTCAGATAAACTTTGGGCTCAATAATGCCTTTTTCATGGGCAGGATCAGTAAAGATGGGTCGTAATTCAGTAGCAACCCATGTTGGGAAGAAATCATCACGAGCTTCTCGCAGTAAAACATATTCGTTGGTATAACGGGCAGAAAAGTGAGTAATAACCAGAAGCTTAGTTTTAGCTTCATTTGCAACACGCGCCGCATCTTTTGCAGTAGAATGTCCTGTTTCTTCTGCCTTGTCAGAAAGACTATTACTGAACGTTGCTTCGTGAAACAATACATTCGTATTTTTACCCAGCTTAACAGAGTTTGGGCAATACTTTGTATCAGTGATATAAGCAAAACTATCACCGGGACGAGGATGGCCGACAATATCCATTGATTTCACAACAGTACCATCATCCAGCTCCACATCATTTCCGGCCTTCAACTCTTTATACTGCCAATCTTCGCTAATACCCTGTTCTTGTGCTTTTTCGGCATCGACCTTTCCGGGCTTATCTTTTTCCTGAAAGCGATATCCGATACAAAATTTGGTATGGTTGAGGGGGCGAGCCTCAATATAATATTCTTCTTCATCGACGACTCGTTCTTCCTCAAACCCTTCTTCAACCTCTACATATTCAATAGGATAGTTGAGGTCGATATTGGCAAAGTCAAAATTCCATTCTACAAAATCCTGTATTCCTTCTGGACCAACAAGGGTTAATTTTCGTTCTCTTCGTTGTAATTGCAGAGTTGACAGTAACCCGATTAACCCCGAATAATGATCTGTGTCGAAATGAGAAATAAAAATGCAGTCTATTTGTGAGCGCTTAAGCCCCCCTTGAAGCATTCTCATTTGTGTATTTTCGCCACAATCAAAAAGAAAAACACTTCCCTCTCTCCATACTGCCACCGACGAAAGGTGACGGGTTGCTGTGGGTGTTGCTGAGGCAACTCCTAGTGGTACAATAATCATCTTGGTACTCCTATGTAATTTGGGATTGAATTGCGGTCAAACAATCAATCTTGGGTTCGTTAGTTGAATGTTTACTATTTGGGTGTTAAATCTCAGCCAGCTCTTGTTCTATGAGTTGTTTATTATACATAACTGAGTAACGACCTTCATTTTCTAATAATTCGTTGTGAGTTCCTTGTTCTACAATAGTGCCATCTTCTAAATAGTATATGATATCAGCATCTTTTATGGTTGATATGCGATGGCTAATCATTAAGGTTGTACGTCCTTCTAACTCATTCCTTAAATGTTGCAGAATGGCTTCTTCGGTCTTCGTATCGACCGCACTCAACGAATCATCTAATATAATAATTTTTGGATCCCGAATCAGGGCCCTGGCGATAGCAGTTCTTTGTTTTTGACCGCCCGACAGGGTTATACCTCGTTCACCTAATATAGTCTCAAATTTTTTCTCAAATTCCAAAATATTGTCCCGAACTTTTGCTTTTTCTGCAGCTACTTCAATTTCATCCTGCGATGCTTCCTGTGTTCCGAACGCAATATTTTCTCCAATAGTATCAGAAAATAAAAAAGTATCTTGTGGGACGAGACCGATATTTTCTCGTAAAAGCCTGACTGGTATAGACTTAATATTGATACCGTCAATTAAAATTTCACCTTCGGTAACGTCAAAAAGTCTCGGAACCATTTCTACAAGTGTAGTTTTACCACTTCCGGTACGCCCTACAATAGCAGCGTTTTGCCCTGCCTCAACCTTTAAGTTCACACCTTTCAATGCATATTCATCGGCTTCTGGGTACTTAAACGATACGTTTCGGAATTCTATTGTGCCCTCAATATCATTTATACCTTGATCAGTTTGGGCGTGGTCTTCAATATCTACCCCTTCAGTCAGAATTTTATCAATTCTCTTCCACGAAGCCATAGACTGTTGGAAACGATTCAC includes:
- the rnz gene encoding ribonuclease Z; protein product: MIIVPLGVASATPTATRHLSSVAVWREGSVFLFDCGENTQMRMLQGGLKRSQIDCIFISHFDTDHYSGLIGLLSTLQLQRRERKLTLVGPEGIQDFVEWNFDFANIDLNYPIEYVEVEEGFEEERVVDEEEYYIEARPLNHTKFCIGYRFQEKDKPGKVDAEKAQEQGISEDWQYKELKAGNDVELDDGTVVKSMDIVGHPRPGDSFAYITDTKYCPNSVKLGKNTNVLFHEATFSNSLSDKAEETGHSTAKDAARVANEAKTKLLVITHFSARYTNEYVLLREARDDFFPTWVATELRPIFTDPAHEKGIIEPKVYLKEIDNKGGNKNKGGKNKSSNKRKRKRRSKGKKKKRFRKRKNYSGKKSRKKYDKSSNNDDRKKRRKKKKKDKKNNNSGSSSHDSQRKPKQITPRTPFDDFDRF